The Acidimicrobiales bacterium DNA segment CTGCCCTGGTTGAAGGTGCCCGTCATCGAACCGCTCACGATCACATACCGGTCGTAGCCGAGGAAGTTGGGCACGACCAGCGCGGCGATGGCGCCCATGACGGCGAGCCAGGCGGTCCAGCCCAGGATGCGACGCGTTTTTGCCATGTCCCAAGTCTGCGGAAATCGGTCGCTCGCGTCACCAACGCCTCATCCACAGTTCGGTAACAGTTCGCCCGGTCACGCCAACCGGAAGCTGAGTTCGAAGCACGTCGGATCGGCGTTCGACACCCGCAGGCGCCCGCCGGTGGCGTCGACGATGGTGCGGGCGAGGGCGAGGCCGATGCCCGAACCGGCGCTCGTGGCCGACCGGTACGTGCGCTCGAACATGCGGTCCATGACGGCCGGCTCGAGGCGGCCCTCGTCGCCGACGTGCAGCAACCCGTGCGTCGCCGTCGCCAGCACCTCCACCGACGCCTCGCCAGCGCCGTGGTTGCGGGCGTTCTCCAGCAGCACGTCGATCACCTGGAGCAGCGGCCGCGGGGCGGTGGTGATCACCACCGGTTCGGGCGGGGCGTGGAATCGCAGCGTCCGCTCCTTGTCGGCGAACAGCTTGCGCCAACGGGCGACGGCGCTCGCCGCGGCGTCGGACAGATCCACGCTGGTGATCTCGGGGTCCTCGCCGGCGCGCGACAGCGCCAGGATGTCCTCGACGATGCCGGTCAGGCGGTCGACCTCCTTGACGCACTCGAGCAGTTCGTCACGCAGCGACGGGCCGGCCTCGTGCCACAGCGACATGTCCTCGAGGCGCAGGCGCAGTGCGGCGAGCGGCGTCTTCAGCTGGTGCGACGCGTCGGCGAGGATGTCGCGCTCGTCGCTCATCCGGCGCTGGACTCGAGGCGGAACCCGACGCCGCGCACCGCGACGACCTCAACGGGCGCCGCCGCATCGGCCAGCTTGGAACGGAGACGGCCGAGCGTCACGTCGAGTGTCTTCGTCGAGCCGAACCAGTGCTCGTCCCACACCTCGTCCATGATCCGCTCGCGTGTGACGACCTTGCCGGCGTCGCGCGCCAGTAGGGCCAGCAGGTCGTACTCTTTGGCCGAAAGGTGCATTTCGGCCGCTCCGACGAACACGCGGCGGCTCCCCTCGTCGACGCGCAACCCGTCGATCGTCGCCGGGGCCGCGGCGTCGGTGGCGCTGGCGGGTTCGGTCGGCACCCGTCCGGAGCGGCGCAGCAACGCCCGCACCCGCGCCAGCAGCTCGGCGAGGGCGACGGGCTTGCTCATGTAGTCGTCGGCGCCGGTGTCGAGCCCGACGACGCGGTCGAGCTCGTCGCCGCGGGCCGTCAGGATGAGAATGGCGCCGTCGAACCCTCCGGCGCGCGCCTGGCGGCACACGTCGAGACCGTCGATGTCGGGTAGGCCGAGGTCGAGGATGACGAGCTGGGGTGGGGCGTCGCCGGCGATGGCGGCGAGGGCGTCAGCGCCCGTCGGCGCGCGCGTGACGTCGTAGTCCTCGCGGGCGAGCGCCCGCTGCAGCGGCGCCGCGATCCCGTCGTCGTCTTCGACCAGCAACAACTTGACCGCCATCCCGGTCGTAAGGATACGGGTTAGAAGTCGCGATCCTTGGATCCGGACTCCGTCACCGGCGCCGTCGAGCACTTGTTGCCCGCGAGATCCGTCGCCGTGCTCGCTGGCGTCCACACCATCGTGGCCGACGCAACGGTGCGCAGCTGACCGGCGTTGCTGATGGCCGAACCGAGCGTGATGGTGAT contains these protein-coding regions:
- a CDS encoding HAMP domain-containing sensor histidine kinase — its product is MSDERDILADASHQLKTPLAALRLRLEDMSLWHEAGPSLRDELLECVKEVDRLTGIVEDILALSRAGEDPEITSVDLSDAAASAVARWRKLFADKERTLRFHAPPEPVVITTAPRPLLQVIDVLLENARNHGAGEASVEVLATATHGLLHVGDEGRLEPAVMDRMFERTYRSATSAGSGIGLALARTIVDATGGRLRVSNADPTCFELSFRLA
- a CDS encoding response regulator transcription factor; this encodes MAVKLLLVEDDDGIAAPLQRALAREDYDVTRAPTGADALAAIAGDAPPQLVILDLGLPDIDGLDVCRQARAGGFDGAILILTARGDELDRVVGLDTGADDYMSKPVALAELLARVRALLRRSGRVPTEPASATDAAAPATIDGLRVDEGSRRVFVGAAEMHLSAKEYDLLALLARDAGKVVTRERIMDEVWDEHWFGSTKTLDVTLGRLRSKLADAAAPVEVVAVRGVGFRLESSAG